Proteins co-encoded in one Corylus avellana chromosome ca9, CavTom2PMs-1.0 genomic window:
- the LOC132191611 gene encoding non-classical arabinogalactan protein 31 has protein sequence MGGVVLVIIAASLLMGCTNLGVAQKESGVMHVGGKVLCQDCTQGWHEWVHGGKPIKGCKVSITCMDERSRVVYYASDLTDELGQFDIAVNKYVHGKELKAKLCSVRLVSSPEPTCNILTNFAGGRRGVKLNQPTLVYRDVIKYMLGPFYFTNPLCEEPNTNE, from the exons atgggAGGTGTTGTGTTGGTGATAATTGCAGCATCACTTCTAATGGGTTGCACCAATTTAGGTGTAGCTCAGAAGGAATCCGGGGTCATGCATGTAGGTGGAAAGGTACTGTGCCAGGATTGCACTCAGGGATGGCACGAATGGGTTCATGGTGGCAAGCCCATCAAAG GTTGCAAGGTATCAATAACATGCATGGATGAAAGAAGTAGAGTTGTGTATTATGCGAGTGATTTGACCGATGAATTGGGCCAATTTGACATCGCTGTAAACAAATACGTACACGGGAAGGAACTCAAAGCCAAGCTATGCTCTGTGAGACTGGTGTCGTCACCGGAACCAACTTGCAACATTCTCACAAACTTCGCTGGTGGCCGGCGAGGAGTGAAGCTCAACCAACCGACGTTGGTGTACCGAGATGTGATTAAATACATGCTAGGCCCATTTTACTTTACAAACCCATTGTGTGAAGAACCCAATACCAACGAATAA